Proteins found in one Tsukamurella paurometabola DSM 20162 genomic segment:
- a CDS encoding DUF6069 family protein, producing the protein MITATAPARTDSLPVWKHGVAAAVAASVATTVIAAVASAAGVTFAGPDGSAIPLLGFAQLTMIFSLIAVGIAAVLARRARHPRSTFVRTCVVLLVLSVVPDVTFGFDVASAAVLIVTHVVAAAIVVPTVASRLALN; encoded by the coding sequence ATGATCACCGCCACCGCACCCGCCCGCACCGACAGCCTGCCCGTGTGGAAGCACGGGGTCGCCGCCGCCGTCGCCGCGTCGGTCGCTACCACCGTGATCGCCGCGGTCGCGTCCGCCGCGGGCGTCACCTTCGCCGGGCCCGACGGTTCCGCCATCCCCCTGCTCGGGTTTGCGCAGCTCACGATGATCTTCTCGCTGATCGCCGTGGGCATCGCCGCCGTGCTGGCGCGGCGCGCGCGGCACCCGCGCTCGACCTTCGTGCGCACCTGCGTGGTGCTGCTCGTGCTGTCCGTCGTGCCCGATGTGACCTTCGGCTTCGACGTCGCGTCGGCCGCGGTCCTGATCGTCACGCACGTGGTCGCGGCCGCGATCGTCGTGCCCACGGTCGCGAGTCGTCTCGCCCTCAATTAA
- a CDS encoding YciI family protein: MTHYLLSVHGPVERGDFGDYGTKEAMEEAFARTDAFNEQLKADGYWVFAGGLAEATTATVVDGRGDKPIITDGPYLESKELIGGFWVIDAPDLDVALRLAAEGSKACGGTVEVRAFDGLA, translated from the coding sequence ATGACGCACTACCTGCTCTCCGTACACGGCCCCGTCGAGCGCGGCGACTTCGGCGACTACGGCACCAAGGAGGCGATGGAGGAGGCGTTCGCGCGCACCGACGCCTTCAACGAGCAGCTCAAGGCCGACGGTTACTGGGTATTCGCGGGAGGGCTCGCCGAGGCGACCACCGCCACCGTCGTCGACGGGCGCGGCGACAAGCCGATCATCACCGACGGCCCGTACCTCGAATCGAAAGAGCTGATCGGCGGCTTCTGGGTGATCGACGCCCCCGACCTCGACGTCGCGCTGCGGCTCGCCGCCGAGGGCTCCAAGGCCTGCGGCGGCACCGTCGAGGTCCGCGCCTTCGACGGGCTGGCGTGA
- a CDS encoding RNA polymerase sigma factor yields MTDSSIALERVFREEYGRVIASLVRRFGDITIAEEAAGEAILAALDKWPTSGIPPNPGAWLTTTAGNRAIDRIRRENHRDAKHRAAAMIHDDSDPEPIGAIEDDRLRLVFTCCHPALAPESRVALTLRLLGGLTVPEIARAFLVPETTMGQRITRAKKKIAAARIPYRIPDAADLPARLDGVLTVLFLVFNEGYLATGDGEPLRTDLTAEAIRLARLLRDLLPDDPEVTGLLALMLLTDARREARVRGGQLVPLDEQDRAGWDRAVIAEGHRLVRECLDINRPGRYQILAAIGAVHTDAPSAESVDYSQVVALYDQLIAIDPSPIVALNRAIAVGELDGPEVAFALVDPLPLDGYHAWHATRAHLLRRLGRTAEAKVDYEAAIAAAGNPAERAYLTRKRGELV; encoded by the coding sequence GTGACCGACTCCAGCATCGCGCTCGAGCGGGTCTTCCGCGAGGAGTACGGCCGGGTCATCGCCTCGCTCGTGCGCCGCTTCGGCGACATCACCATCGCCGAGGAAGCGGCGGGCGAGGCGATCCTGGCCGCCTTGGACAAATGGCCCACCTCCGGTATCCCGCCGAACCCCGGCGCCTGGCTCACCACCACCGCGGGCAACCGCGCGATCGACCGGATCCGGCGCGAGAACCACCGCGATGCCAAACACAGGGCGGCTGCGATGATCCACGACGACTCCGACCCCGAACCGATCGGCGCGATCGAGGACGACCGTCTGCGCTTGGTCTTCACCTGCTGCCACCCGGCACTCGCTCCCGAGTCCCGGGTCGCTCTGACTCTGCGCCTGCTCGGCGGCCTGACGGTGCCAGAGATCGCGCGTGCCTTCCTGGTGCCCGAAACCACGATGGGGCAACGCATTACTCGGGCCAAGAAGAAGATCGCCGCCGCTCGCATCCCGTACCGCATCCCCGACGCCGCCGACCTCCCCGCCCGGCTCGACGGCGTGCTGACGGTGCTCTTCCTCGTGTTCAACGAGGGATATCTCGCTACCGGAGACGGTGAGCCCCTCCGGACCGACCTCACCGCGGAGGCGATCCGGCTGGCGCGCCTGCTCCGCGATCTCCTCCCCGACGACCCCGAGGTGACCGGTCTGCTCGCGCTGATGCTGCTCACCGACGCCCGCCGCGAAGCGCGCGTCCGCGGCGGCCAGTTGGTACCCCTCGACGAACAGGATCGCGCGGGCTGGGATCGCGCCGTCATCGCCGAGGGCCACCGCCTGGTCCGCGAGTGTCTCGACATCAACCGCCCCGGCCGGTATCAGATTCTGGCCGCGATCGGCGCCGTTCACACCGACGCCCCGAGCGCCGAGTCGGTCGACTATTCCCAGGTAGTAGCGCTCTACGATCAGCTGATCGCGATCGACCCGTCGCCGATCGTCGCACTCAACCGGGCCATCGCGGTAGGCGAGCTGGACGGGCCCGAGGTGGCCTTCGCCCTGGTCGATCCACTGCCGCTGGACGGTTATCACGCGTGGCACGCGACGCGGGCGCACCTGCTGCGCCGGCTCGGGCGCACCGCCGAGGCGAAGGTCGACTACGAGGCCGCGATCGCCGCGGCGGGAAATCCGGCCGAGCGCGCCTACCTCACCCGAAAACGCGGCGAGCTGGTGTGA
- a CDS encoding helicase-associated domain-containing protein, with amino-acid sequence MSSNTASTAPAALLAEWLRGRDDAHITALLDARRDVATPVPAGFGVLSTRLLSPASLGRVAERLDLLDLAVLELVLADGGTVDTLARSLRGRALKKQVSDSVAKLTRLALIWGEVELRTVPAVREAMPWRTAQLTVDYPEPAELPDPGTEERALLDRLAEGSPLGRTAAAAPGTSPDHPVQRLLAAGLLIRVDHQTVELPWEVRALLRGELPLGASLKPPALDGAPVAGLDGAGAVAALELLRHADEVIAVLGQAPAARVKAGGIGIREVRRVAKAADLPEERAALLLELLAAAGLIAEGELVDSDDSVFAPTVSADEWLRAEPAPRWAVLARTWLELRRQPALIGTRGEEGIVGPLHRAARSSVAPQDRRAVLEALAGAPDGTAPPLPSVHAAARYVHPSWYRRLTLEAIAGIFDQAQAVGLVAGGALTAAGRAALSGSDLDAAMAAALPKPVEEFLLQADLTLTIPGPTTHGFAESVALVADLESAGGAAVYRVTDASVRRALDAGRTAAEIHAFFAAHAVTPVPQGLTYLVDDVARRHGALRAGMAASFLRSDDPALITAVLASPVAQALALRSVAPTVLVCQSPLADLVAGLATAGFAAAAEDSRGVVVDLRPNAIRFPIPRPRPPAAQATLEQLRQAAEQIRRQDSPVDEPRTTGPELMALLQSAAGDGRSVRLGYVDANGVYTRHVVVPESVRHGQLTAVDGSAPRRFALHRVTTAEFVD; translated from the coding sequence GTGAGCAGTAATACCGCCTCGACGGCCCCGGCGGCCCTCCTCGCGGAGTGGCTCCGCGGGCGGGACGATGCCCACATCACGGCACTGCTCGACGCCCGCCGCGATGTGGCCACTCCGGTCCCCGCGGGCTTCGGGGTGCTGTCCACCCGCTTGCTCAGCCCGGCGTCGCTGGGCCGGGTCGCCGAACGGCTCGACCTCCTCGATCTGGCCGTTCTGGAGCTGGTTCTGGCCGACGGCGGCACCGTCGACACGCTCGCCCGATCCCTGCGCGGACGGGCGCTGAAGAAGCAGGTGAGCGACTCGGTGGCGAAGCTCACGCGCCTGGCGTTGATCTGGGGCGAGGTGGAGCTGCGCACGGTGCCCGCCGTCCGCGAGGCGATGCCGTGGCGCACGGCGCAGCTCACCGTCGACTACCCCGAACCGGCCGAGCTGCCGGATCCCGGAACCGAGGAGCGAGCGTTGCTCGACCGGCTGGCCGAGGGGTCGCCGCTGGGCCGGACCGCCGCCGCGGCGCCGGGCACCTCTCCCGATCACCCGGTGCAGCGACTGCTGGCCGCGGGCCTGCTCATCCGGGTCGACCATCAGACGGTGGAGCTGCCGTGGGAGGTGCGAGCCCTCCTGCGCGGCGAACTCCCGCTGGGCGCATCGCTCAAGCCGCCCGCACTCGACGGTGCGCCCGTCGCGGGACTCGACGGCGCCGGTGCGGTCGCCGCGCTGGAGTTGCTGCGGCATGCCGACGAGGTGATTGCGGTGCTGGGGCAAGCACCGGCGGCGCGGGTGAAGGCCGGCGGCATCGGTATTCGCGAGGTGCGCCGGGTGGCGAAAGCCGCGGATCTGCCCGAGGAGCGGGCGGCGTTACTGCTGGAGCTGCTGGCGGCTGCGGGACTCATCGCCGAGGGCGAGCTCGTGGACAGTGACGATTCGGTGTTCGCGCCCACGGTGTCGGCGGATGAGTGGCTGCGGGCCGAGCCCGCCCCGCGGTGGGCGGTGCTGGCGCGCACCTGGCTGGAGTTGCGCCGGCAGCCGGCGCTGATCGGTACGCGGGGCGAGGAGGGAATCGTCGGGCCCCTGCATCGGGCCGCCCGGAGTTCGGTTGCGCCGCAGGATCGCCGGGCGGTGTTGGAGGCGCTCGCCGGCGCACCTGACGGGACCGCTCCCCCGCTACCGTCGGTGCACGCAGCGGCGCGGTACGTCCATCCGTCCTGGTATCGGCGACTCACGCTGGAGGCGATCGCGGGGATCTTCGACCAGGCGCAGGCGGTGGGGCTGGTGGCTGGGGGCGCGCTCACGGCGGCCGGGCGGGCGGCGCTGTCCGGATCGGATCTCGACGCGGCGATGGCGGCGGCGCTGCCGAAACCGGTGGAGGAGTTCCTTCTCCAGGCCGATCTCACGCTCACGATCCCCGGTCCCACGACCCACGGCTTCGCGGAATCCGTTGCACTGGTTGCCGATCTGGAGTCCGCGGGCGGCGCGGCGGTGTATCGAGTGACGGATGCGTCGGTGCGGCGGGCGCTGGACGCGGGGCGGACCGCCGCGGAGATACACGCCTTCTTCGCCGCGCATGCGGTGACGCCGGTGCCGCAGGGCCTGACCTACCTGGTCGATGATGTGGCGCGGCGGCACGGCGCGCTGCGCGCGGGGATGGCGGCGTCCTTCCTCCGGTCCGACGATCCGGCGTTGATCACGGCGGTCTTGGCCTCCCCGGTGGCGCAAGCATTGGCACTGCGGTCGGTGGCGCCCACGGTCCTGGTCTGCCAGTCCCCGCTCGCCGATCTGGTGGCGGGGCTGGCAACGGCGGGGTTCGCTGCGGCGGCAGAGGATTCGCGGGGCGTCGTGGTGGACCTGCGGCCGAACGCGATCCGGTTCCCGATACCGCGCCCGCGTCCTCCGGCGGCACAAGCCACGCTCGAGCAACTGCGGCAGGCGGCGGAGCAGATCCGACGGCAGGACTCTCCCGTCGACGAGCCGCGGACGACGGGACCGGAGTTGATGGCGCTGCTGCAATCCGCGGCGGGAGACGGACGCAGCGTGCGGCTGGGCTATGTGGACGCGAACGGCGTGTACACCCGGCACGTGGTGGTGCCCGAGTCGGTGCGGCACGGCCAGCTCACCGCGGTCGACGGATCTGCACCCCGCAGGTTCGCCCTGCATCGTGTGACCACTGCGGAGTTCGTCGACTGA
- the moaC gene encoding cyclic pyranopterin monophosphate synthase MoaC — MDLTHVDEAGAARMVDVTGKDATARTAVAAGVFRTTAEVIEKIAANAVAKGDVLATARIAGIMGVKRTPDLVPLCHPLPVTGVQVDLQPGGAEIAITATVKCTGRTGVEMEALTAVAVAGLTLHDMVKAIDPAAVLTDIRVLTKEGGKTGSWSRDD; from the coding sequence GTGGACCTGACGCACGTCGACGAGGCCGGGGCGGCCCGGATGGTCGACGTGACCGGGAAAGACGCCACCGCGCGCACCGCGGTGGCCGCCGGGGTGTTCCGCACCACCGCCGAGGTGATCGAGAAGATCGCCGCGAACGCGGTGGCCAAGGGCGACGTCCTCGCCACCGCTCGCATCGCGGGCATCATGGGTGTCAAGCGCACTCCCGATCTGGTACCGCTGTGCCATCCACTACCGGTCACCGGTGTGCAGGTGGACCTCCAACCCGGCGGTGCCGAGATCGCGATCACCGCCACGGTGAAGTGCACCGGGCGCACCGGCGTCGAGATGGAGGCACTCACCGCCGTCGCCGTCGCCGGACTCACCCTGCATGACATGGTCAAGGCGATCGACCCCGCCGCCGTTCTCACGGATATCCGCGTCCTCACCAAGGAGGGCGGCAAGACCGGCAGCTGGTCGCGTGATGACTGA
- a CDS encoding MogA/MoaB family molybdenum cofactor biosynthesis protein — translation MTDRTDTAAASRSATVIVASTRAAAGEREDRTGPLIVEWLVERGLGVTGPVVVPDGDEVGAAIRAAVARGDALILTTGGTGLTPTDRTPEQTRPELDREIPGLADAIRTAGLPAVPTAVLSRGLAGIAGSALVVNLPGSTGGVRDGLGVLDGVLGHALDQIPGGDHD, via the coding sequence ATGACTGACCGGACCGACACCGCGGCGGCCAGCCGCAGCGCGACGGTGATCGTCGCCTCCACACGCGCCGCCGCCGGGGAGCGCGAGGACCGCACCGGACCGCTCATCGTCGAGTGGCTCGTCGAGCGCGGCCTCGGCGTGACCGGCCCCGTCGTGGTGCCCGACGGCGACGAGGTCGGCGCCGCGATCCGTGCCGCCGTCGCCCGCGGTGACGCCCTGATCCTCACCACCGGCGGTACCGGTCTCACTCCGACCGACCGCACCCCCGAACAGACCCGGCCCGAACTCGACCGCGAGATCCCGGGGCTGGCCGATGCCATCCGCACCGCGGGCCTGCCCGCCGTCCCGACCGCCGTGCTCAGTCGCGGCCTCGCCGGTATCGCCGGGAGTGCCCTCGTGGTCAACCTGCCGGGCTCCACCGGCGGCGTCCGCGACGGCCTCGGCGTCCTCGACGGCGTACTCGGCCACGCACTCGATCAGATCCCTGGAGGAGACCATGACTGA
- a CDS encoding molybdenum cofactor biosynthesis protein MoaE: MTDVVLAEVTGDPIDLPSHEAAVARAEAGAVVGFIGAVRDHDGGRGVTRLEYSAHPTAARVLAEVVEREAVAAEGVRAVAVSHRVGPLAIGDAALVVAVSADHRAAAFATCARLVDAVKEALPVWKHQMFADGTDEWVGCA; the protein is encoded by the coding sequence ATGACTGACGTGGTGCTTGCGGAGGTCACCGGCGACCCGATCGACCTGCCGTCCCACGAGGCGGCGGTCGCCCGCGCCGAGGCCGGCGCCGTGGTCGGTTTCATCGGCGCCGTCCGCGATCATGACGGAGGCCGCGGGGTGACCCGGCTGGAGTACTCCGCCCATCCGACCGCCGCCCGTGTCCTCGCCGAGGTGGTCGAGCGCGAAGCGGTCGCGGCCGAGGGAGTGCGCGCCGTCGCGGTCTCGCATCGGGTCGGGCCGCTCGCGATCGGTGACGCCGCCCTCGTGGTCGCCGTCTCCGCCGATCATCGGGCGGCGGCCTTCGCCACCTGCGCGCGGCTGGTCGACGCGGTGAAAGAGGCGCTGCCCGTGTGGAAACACCAGATGTTCGCCGACGGCACCGACGAATGGGTCGGCTGCGCCTGA
- a CDS encoding glycosyltransferase has product MKILVTGIAGYSHLVPFVLPAASALRAAGHDVTVAVPADGRDIVAGYGLDVLALDGIPTMAQIATDPALGEDDFSVRDYVPPAEPYPFTGFTAAAPRRSARAFIGVIGHRGAGALIERLSGDVPDLIVRDNTEFGGYLAAEVLGCPQLPLEVAPMFDASLPGVLDVLNEVRSLHGLPPAAAATEGPRIAQTPLDFYPPEQHVPGIHCFRPGPRTFAPLDPAIADLPADRPLVLVSLGSVAPSLGAATDLVDRIVEALGSLDVYAVVATGGHEVRTPPPNVVLTDFVDQQTVLNTCDAFITHGGFNGVREALQSGVPMVLLPLFGDHPLNSVQADRLGTGIVLDPWTVTAGELAAATEKVLADPSYGRNARRFARRSQALPELATFPERLPEILG; this is encoded by the coding sequence GTGAAGATTCTGGTCACGGGAATCGCCGGCTATTCCCATCTGGTTCCGTTCGTCCTCCCCGCGGCGTCCGCGCTGCGCGCCGCCGGGCACGACGTCACGGTCGCCGTGCCTGCGGACGGCCGCGATATCGTCGCCGGGTACGGGCTCGACGTGCTCGCGCTCGACGGCATCCCGACGATGGCGCAGATCGCCACGGATCCGGCGCTGGGTGAGGACGACTTCTCCGTCCGCGATTACGTCCCGCCGGCGGAGCCGTACCCGTTCACCGGGTTCACCGCCGCCGCGCCGCGGCGATCCGCCCGCGCGTTCATCGGCGTCATCGGCCATCGCGGCGCCGGTGCGCTGATCGAACGACTCAGCGGAGACGTTCCGGACCTCATCGTGCGCGACAACACCGAGTTCGGCGGCTACCTCGCCGCCGAGGTGCTGGGCTGTCCGCAACTGCCGCTCGAGGTGGCCCCGATGTTCGACGCCTCGCTTCCCGGCGTGCTGGACGTACTGAACGAGGTGCGCTCACTGCACGGACTGCCGCCCGCGGCCGCGGCCACCGAGGGCCCGCGGATCGCCCAGACTCCGCTCGACTTCTACCCGCCCGAGCAGCACGTGCCCGGGATCCACTGCTTCCGACCCGGGCCGCGGACGTTCGCACCGCTGGATCCGGCCATCGCGGACCTTCCCGCGGACCGGCCGCTCGTGCTCGTGAGCCTCGGTTCCGTCGCGCCCTCACTGGGTGCCGCGACGGACCTCGTCGACCGGATCGTCGAGGCGCTCGGATCACTCGACGTGTACGCCGTGGTCGCCACGGGCGGACACGAGGTGCGCACTCCGCCGCCGAACGTGGTGCTCACCGACTTCGTGGACCAGCAGACCGTTCTCAACACTTGCGATGCCTTCATCACGCACGGCGGCTTCAACGGCGTCCGCGAGGCCCTGCAGTCCGGTGTCCCGATGGTGTTGCTGCCCTTGTTCGGAGACCATCCGCTCAATTCGGTACAGGCCGACAGGCTGGGCACCGGGATCGTGCTCGATCCGTGGACCGTGACCGCCGGCGAGCTGGCCGCGGCCACCGAGAAGGTGCTCGCCGATCCGAGCTACGGCCGCAACGCCCGCCGGTTCGCTCGACGCAGTCAGGCGCTGCCCGAACTCGCGACCTTCCCGGAGCGGTTACCCGAGATCCTGGGCTGA
- a CDS encoding transglycosylase family protein, producing MSGRHRKQSTTGRTAAKVAATGALLGGATLAFSAPAANAAPDSQWDQVAKCESGGNWSINTGNGYHGGLQFSPSTWSAYGGQKYAPTANQASKAQQIAIAEKVLAGQGKGAWPSCGTGLGAATQRDVPTESAASPAKPAVQKPAVQKPAIQKPAAQKPAAQKPAAQKPAAPKPAVKPGQSVNAAYIQQVISQAQNGGQQVDPAVLAMLQQAAAKGY from the coding sequence ATGTCCGGTCGCCACCGTAAGCAGTCCACCACCGGCCGCACCGCAGCCAAGGTCGCCGCCACCGGCGCCCTCCTCGGCGGTGCCACCCTCGCCTTCTCGGCGCCCGCGGCGAACGCCGCGCCCGACTCCCAGTGGGATCAGGTCGCCAAGTGCGAGTCCGGCGGCAACTGGTCGATCAACACGGGTAACGGCTACCACGGCGGCCTGCAGTTCAGCCCGTCCACCTGGAGCGCCTACGGCGGCCAGAAGTACGCTCCCACCGCGAACCAGGCCAGCAAGGCCCAGCAGATCGCGATCGCGGAGAAGGTCCTCGCGGGCCAAGGTAAGGGCGCATGGCCCTCGTGCGGAACCGGCCTCGGCGCGGCGACCCAGCGCGACGTTCCCACCGAGTCGGCCGCCTCTCCGGCCAAGCCGGCCGTTCAGAAGCCGGCCGTCCAGAAGCCGGCCATTCAGAAGCCCGCCGCCCAGAAGCCCGCCGCCCAGAAGCCCGCTGCCCAGAAGCCGGCCGCCCCGAAGCCGGCCGTCAAGCCCGGTCAGTCGGTCAACGCGGCCTACATCCAGCAGGTCATCTCGCAGGCGCAGAACGGTGGCCAGCAGGTCGACCCGGCCGTGCTGGCGATGCTGCAGCAGGCTGCCGCCAAGGGCTACTGA
- a CDS encoding MoaD/ThiS family protein: MRIRYFAAARAAAGVDEEVVDVPAGASVSDIARLLGERHPDLVTVLRRCSYLLDEVAVRDVNAQANGVMIDVLPPFAGG, encoded by the coding sequence GTGCGGATCCGCTACTTCGCCGCCGCTCGGGCGGCGGCAGGCGTCGATGAAGAGGTCGTCGACGTTCCCGCCGGTGCCTCGGTGTCCGATATCGCCCGATTGCTCGGCGAACGCCATCCCGATCTCGTGACCGTCCTGAGACGGTGCAGTTACCTCCTCGACGAGGTCGCGGTCCGCGATGTGAACGCGCAGGCGAACGGCGTGATGATCGATGTGCTGCCGCCCTTCGCGGGCGGCTGA
- the moaA gene encoding GTP 3',8-cyclase MoaA, which produces MASPTSVPTGSTSTGNLVDRYGRIARDLRVSLTDRCNLRCTYCMPAEGLQWLASSHVLGTDEVQRLIGIAVRDLGITEIRFTGGEPLLRADLAAIVAHAAALEPRPELSITTNGLSLTRHAERLAAAGLDRVNVSLDTVDRDTYAQVTRRDRLDDALAGLRAAADAGLTPVKVNAVLGPGRIADARPLLRLCLEAGYELRIIEQMPLDAGHTWQRSSMITAGDVLTELGREFELTPDGAPRGSAPAERYLVDGGPSTVGVIASVTRPFCGDCDRVRLTADGQIRTCLFATEETDLRPLLRGGGSDAEIADAWRTAMLGKQAGHGIDDPAFLQPPRPMSAIGG; this is translated from the coding sequence ATGGCTTCTCCCACCTCCGTCCCGACCGGCAGCACCTCCACCGGGAATCTGGTCGACCGCTATGGCCGCATCGCGCGGGACCTGCGGGTCTCGCTCACCGACCGATGCAATCTGCGCTGCACCTACTGCATGCCCGCCGAGGGCCTGCAATGGCTGGCCTCGTCGCATGTGCTCGGCACCGATGAAGTGCAGCGGCTGATCGGCATCGCGGTGCGCGATCTGGGGATCACCGAGATCCGGTTCACCGGCGGCGAGCCGCTGCTGCGCGCCGACCTCGCGGCCATCGTGGCGCATGCCGCCGCGCTGGAGCCCCGGCCGGAACTGTCGATCACCACCAACGGCCTCTCGCTCACCCGGCACGCGGAGCGACTGGCGGCGGCGGGTCTGGACCGGGTGAACGTCTCGCTCGACACCGTCGATCGCGATACGTACGCACAGGTCACCCGGCGCGATCGACTCGATGACGCCCTCGCCGGCCTGCGCGCCGCCGCCGATGCCGGGCTCACCCCGGTGAAGGTGAACGCGGTGCTCGGCCCCGGACGGATCGCCGACGCCCGGCCACTGCTGCGGTTGTGTCTCGAGGCCGGTTACGAATTGCGGATCATCGAACAGATGCCGCTCGATGCGGGACACACCTGGCAGCGCTCGTCGATGATCACCGCGGGCGACGTCCTGACCGAGCTGGGCCGGGAGTTCGAGCTCACTCCCGACGGCGCGCCCCGCGGCAGCGCACCCGCCGAGCGCTATCTGGTGGACGGCGGACCGTCGACCGTGGGGGTCATCGCCTCCGTCACGCGGCCGTTCTGCGGCGACTGCGACCGGGTCCGATTGACGGCCGACGGCCAGATCCGTACCTGCCTGTTCGCGACCGAGGAGACCGACCTGCGGCCACTGCTGCGCGGTGGCGGCTCGGACGCCGAGATCGCCGATGCCTGGCGGACGGCGATGCTGGGCAAGCAGGCCGGTCACGGCATCGACGACCCGGCCTTCCTGCAACCGCCCCGCCCGATGAGTGCGATCGGCGGCTGA
- a CDS encoding cold-shock protein, which yields MPTGKVKWYDAEKGFGFLSQEGGEDVYVRSSALPSGTDELKQGQRVEFSMAAGRRGPQALTVTVLEPAPSVARGGAAQRTRRPAANRRPADELHGMIEDMIQLLDGSVQQELRKGRYPDRKASEQIAKVLREIARELDS from the coding sequence GTGCCTACCGGCAAGGTCAAGTGGTACGACGCGGAAAAGGGCTTCGGCTTCCTATCGCAGGAGGGCGGCGAGGACGTATACGTCCGATCGTCCGCGCTGCCGAGCGGGACCGATGAGCTCAAGCAGGGCCAGCGCGTCGAGTTCAGCATGGCCGCGGGCCGGCGAGGCCCGCAGGCGCTGACCGTGACGGTGCTCGAGCCCGCCCCGAGCGTGGCGCGCGGCGGCGCGGCTCAACGCACCCGCCGGCCGGCCGCGAACCGGCGCCCGGCGGACGAATTGCACGGCATGATCGAGGACATGATCCAACTGTTGGACGGCAGCGTTCAGCAGGAGCTGCGCAAGGGGCGCTATCCCGACCGCAAGGCCTCGGAGCAGATCGCCAAGGTGCTCCGCGAGATCGCCCGCGAGCTCGACTCCTAG
- a CDS encoding DUF2771 domain-containing protein: MIKPSRNLVIGGAVFLVAVAVLFAFTINAAVTKNQEPAPRPALSAASEGTLLKVAPLQYCDAEANPPSCDTPARPTRLAVEPGKAIVISLPDYITDRPWDVTIQRFDTTTGKASLETRTHVKPTEATLVLKSTDQLILGAVEIRVPSPVQDAFGNLVAQAVWGIDTLPDGLVANQKQ, translated from the coding sequence ATGATCAAGCCCAGCCGGAACCTGGTGATCGGCGGCGCGGTGTTCCTCGTCGCGGTGGCGGTGCTGTTCGCTTTCACCATCAACGCCGCTGTCACCAAGAACCAGGAGCCCGCGCCTCGGCCGGCGCTGAGTGCAGCGTCCGAAGGCACATTGCTCAAGGTCGCGCCCCTGCAGTACTGCGATGCCGAGGCGAATCCGCCGTCCTGCGACACCCCGGCGCGGCCCACGCGGCTCGCGGTCGAGCCCGGCAAGGCCATCGTGATCTCCCTGCCCGACTACATCACCGACCGCCCCTGGGACGTGACCATCCAGCGGTTCGACACCACCACGGGCAAGGCCTCGCTGGAGACCCGCACCCACGTCAAGCCGACCGAGGCCACGCTGGTCCTCAAGTCCACGGACCAACTGATCCTGGGCGCCGTCGAGATCCGCGTACCGTCGCCGGTGCAGGATGCGTTCGGCAATCTGGTCGCGCAGGCGGTGTGGGGTATCGACACGCTGCCCGACGGCCTGGTCGCCAACCAGAAGCAGTAG